In Pedobacter sp. WC2423, the following are encoded in one genomic region:
- a CDS encoding ThuA domain-containing protein has protein sequence MKKLTLLFSFILLPFLIATAYGQSAKPRILVFSKTAGFRHSVIAIGKTAIIKLGKENGFAVDTTENAGYFNADSLKKYAAVVFFQTTGDVLNDDQQASFEKYIQGGGGFAGVHAATDTEYGWSWYGKLVGAYFVSHPAQQQAVLQVTDRSHSSTKHLPAVWTRKDEWYNFKEVSKDIKVLITIDEKSYTGGINGEVHPMAWYHQYDGGRSWYTELGHTEESYTDQNYLKHLLGGIQYAIGSN, from the coding sequence ATGAAAAAACTAACCTTATTATTCAGCTTTATTTTATTGCCATTTTTGATCGCAACCGCTTATGGGCAGTCAGCTAAACCGCGTATTCTCGTGTTTTCTAAAACAGCCGGGTTCAGACATAGTGTTATTGCTATTGGAAAAACAGCAATTATTAAATTAGGCAAGGAAAATGGTTTTGCTGTTGATACTACTGAAAATGCGGGTTATTTCAATGCAGATTCATTAAAAAAATATGCTGCTGTAGTTTTCTTTCAAACTACGGGTGACGTGTTGAATGACGATCAGCAGGCAAGTTTTGAGAAATATATACAAGGCGGCGGGGGATTTGCAGGAGTACATGCCGCTACAGATACAGAATACGGATGGTCATGGTATGGTAAATTGGTTGGTGCTTATTTTGTGAGTCATCCCGCGCAGCAGCAAGCGGTATTGCAGGTGACTGACAGATCACATAGCTCAACGAAACATCTGCCGGCAGTCTGGACCAGAAAAGATGAATGGTACAATTTCAAAGAGGTGAGTAAAGATATTAAGGTCTTAATTACAATAGATGAAAAGTCTTATACAGGCGGTATTAACGGTGAGGTGCATCCAATGGCCTGGTATCATCAATATGATGGTGGAAGATCCTGGTATACGGAATTAGGTCATACAGAGGAGTCTTATACTGACCAGAACTATCTTAAACATTTGTTAGGCGGTATTCAATATGCAATTGGCAGCAATTAA
- a CDS encoding HAD family hydrolase yields MRYIIFDIDGTLTDTTQVDDHCFTQALEETFGFRGFETDYGHYENTTDSGIIHQLFMERDQRTYTEAERDLFIQNFLVLLKDAHTERNECMKEIPKAGRILQALCAQEGISVGLATGGWRESALFKLSCAGITTAGCAAASFAQDARARRDIIGNTILQMNNLHRIDMPLSEIIYVGDGKWDYQATQQLGIQFIGIDNKKLEDLADIVKIADYDELQLHLV; encoded by the coding sequence ATGAGATACATCATATTTGATATAGACGGAACATTGACAGACACTACTCAGGTAGATGATCATTGTTTTACACAAGCCTTAGAAGAAACTTTTGGTTTCCGTGGCTTTGAAACAGATTACGGGCATTATGAGAACACAACAGATTCTGGTATTATCCATCAGCTGTTTATGGAACGCGATCAGCGTACCTATACAGAAGCAGAAAGAGATCTTTTTATTCAGAATTTCTTAGTTTTATTGAAAGATGCACATACAGAACGTAATGAATGTATGAAAGAAATACCTAAAGCAGGTAGAATACTTCAGGCCTTATGCGCTCAGGAAGGCATTAGTGTTGGTCTGGCTACTGGTGGCTGGAGAGAGTCTGCTTTATTTAAATTGAGCTGTGCAGGGATTACCACAGCTGGTTGTGCTGCTGCCTCATTTGCACAAGACGCAAGAGCGAGACGTGACATTATAGGTAATACCATTTTGCAAATGAACAACTTACACCGGATAGATATGCCATTGTCAGAAATCATCTATGTAGGTGATGGCAAATGGGATTACCAGGCGACACAACAATTAGGTATACAATTTATAGGAATCGATAACAAAAAGTTAGAAGATCTTGCTGATATTGTAAAGATTGCAGATTACGACGAATTACAACTGCACCTGGTATAA
- a CDS encoding glutamine synthetase family protein, translating to MTVQEILAYVKQHPSGKVKVAVADIDGVLRGKYIAAEKFATIVEGRIGFCDVTFGWDMGDVAYDHVKFTGWHTGYPDALVKLDLSTFRKIPWENEVPFFLGDFVNESEVPAYTCPRQLLRKVIAETEQQGFLPYFSQEFEWFNFAETPESAAQKDFQRLTPLTPGMFGYSILRSSLKNDYMSDLFDLLCRFGIPIEGLHTETGPGVYEAAIKYAPVLQAADQAVLFKTAVKEIAYRHGIMATFMAKFSEDLPGCSGHVHQSLWDKESKTNLFYEETDPDKMSELMKSYIAGQLHCLPHILPLIAPTVNSYKRLVEGAWAPTTLTWGIDNRTVALRALPGSKNATRLETRVVGSDTNPYLALSACLAAGLYGIKRQLKLTQPATQGNGYQEIAYGVLPRNLHEATQLMKHSEVAKELFGADFVEHFTLTREWEWKQYAKVVTDWELKRYFEII from the coding sequence ATGACAGTCCAAGAAATATTAGCGTATGTAAAACAACATCCTTCGGGAAAAGTAAAAGTAGCTGTTGCCGATATAGACGGTGTTTTAAGGGGTAAGTATATTGCTGCCGAAAAATTTGCCACTATTGTTGAAGGCCGGATTGGATTCTGTGACGTCACCTTTGGCTGGGATATGGGCGATGTAGCTTATGATCATGTAAAGTTTACGGGCTGGCATACGGGTTATCCGGATGCACTGGTCAAACTCGATTTAAGTACGTTCCGTAAAATTCCATGGGAAAATGAGGTGCCGTTCTTTCTGGGAGACTTTGTAAATGAGAGTGAAGTGCCTGCTTATACCTGTCCTCGGCAACTCTTGCGTAAAGTGATTGCTGAAACTGAACAACAGGGCTTTCTTCCTTATTTCTCACAAGAATTTGAATGGTTCAATTTTGCAGAAACGCCTGAAAGTGCGGCTCAGAAAGATTTCCAGCGGCTTACACCTTTAACTCCTGGTATGTTCGGGTATTCTATTTTACGGAGTTCTCTGAAAAATGATTACATGAGCGATTTGTTTGACTTGCTTTGCAGGTTTGGAATTCCTATTGAAGGTTTACATACGGAGACCGGGCCTGGGGTATATGAGGCAGCAATAAAATATGCACCAGTTTTGCAGGCGGCAGATCAGGCTGTTCTGTTTAAAACAGCAGTGAAAGAGATTGCTTACCGGCATGGGATTATGGCCACTTTTATGGCGAAGTTCAGTGAAGACCTGCCCGGGTGCAGTGGTCATGTGCATCAAAGTTTATGGGACAAGGAATCGAAGACAAATCTGTTTTATGAGGAAACAGATCCGGATAAAATGAGTGAGCTGATGAAGAGTTATATCGCCGGACAGTTGCATTGTCTGCCGCATATTTTACCACTGATTGCCCCTACAGTAAATAGCTATAAAAGGCTTGTAGAGGGCGCATGGGCACCGACAACTTTAACCTGGGGAATTGACAACAGAACGGTTGCTTTAAGGGCTTTACCGGGAAGTAAAAATGCCACAAGATTAGAAACAAGGGTTGTTGGGTCAGATACCAATCCTTATCTGGCTTTATCTGCTTGCCTGGCTGCCGGATTATATGGAATTAAGCGTCAGCTCAAATTAACACAGCCAGCTACGCAGGGCAACGGCTATCAGGAAATTGCTTATGGGGTTTTACCACGAAATCTTCATGAAGCCACGCAGTTAATGAAACATTCGGAAGTTGCGAAGGAACTGTTCGGGGCTGATTTTGTGGAGCATTTTACTTTAACAAGAGAATGGGAATGGAAACAATATGCAAAAGTAGTGACCGATTGGGAGCTCAAAAGATACTTTGAAATTATTTAA
- a CDS encoding iron-containing alcohol dehydrogenase — protein sequence MTFDKVYQYNFPTIIRFGAGAIQELPAYLQQNGLKRPMIVTDPTIAGLPFFKAIVNDLQANHVSVEVFSEIHKNPVKSDVYKGTEVWDNTSRDSIIGIGGGAALDVARSVVLRVNHREDLFKYDDLIGGDIYVTNDVPHFIAVPTTAGTGSEVGRSAIIADDLTHQKKILFSPKLMAKIVFADPVLTMDLPPFITAATGMDALTHNLEAFLAKNPHPLCDGIALEGIYLIKDSIERATNHPDLESRSKMLMASMMGAIAFQKGLGVVHSLAHPLSSLLDTHHGLANAVNLPYGMEFNIAGFEDRFRRIARTLELKEETGAAVANYLAELNSKVHIPQRLSEIGVKAEHIETLADLALADFAHPNNPKPVSREDFKQLYLKAL from the coding sequence ATGACATTTGATAAAGTTTATCAATATAACTTTCCTACGATCATTCGCTTTGGTGCAGGTGCGATTCAAGAATTGCCTGCCTATTTACAGCAGAACGGGTTAAAACGACCGATGATTGTGACTGATCCGACTATTGCCGGTTTACCCTTTTTTAAGGCCATTGTGAATGATTTACAGGCCAATCATGTGTCTGTTGAGGTTTTCAGTGAAATTCATAAAAATCCGGTAAAGAGTGATGTTTATAAAGGAACTGAGGTGTGGGATAATACCTCAAGGGACAGTATTATAGGGATTGGCGGAGGTGCAGCTTTAGACGTAGCCCGTTCTGTTGTTTTAAGGGTAAATCACCGGGAAGATTTGTTTAAATATGATGATTTGATTGGTGGTGATATTTATGTAACGAATGATGTACCTCATTTTATTGCTGTCCCAACTACTGCGGGGACAGGAAGTGAAGTGGGCCGGAGTGCAATTATTGCGGATGACCTGACCCATCAGAAAAAGATTCTGTTTTCTCCGAAGCTGATGGCAAAAATCGTGTTTGCTGATCCGGTATTGACGATGGACTTACCACCTTTTATAACTGCGGCAACGGGCATGGATGCGCTGACACATAATCTGGAGGCATTTTTAGCAAAGAATCCACATCCTTTATGTGATGGGATTGCGCTGGAAGGTATTTATCTGATCAAAGATTCGATTGAAAGAGCGACCAATCATCCGGATTTAGAAAGCAGAAGTAAAATGCTGATGGCTTCTATGATGGGTGCTATTGCTTTTCAAAAAGGTTTAGGTGTGGTACATTCTCTGGCACATCCGCTTTCTTCTCTGCTTGATACACATCATGGGTTAGCCAATGCGGTTAATCTGCCTTATGGAATGGAGTTTAATATTGCTGGTTTCGAGGATCGTTTCAGACGTATTGCAAGGACTTTGGAATTGAAAGAGGAAACTGGTGCAGCGGTCGCGAACTATTTAGCTGAGCTGAACTCCAAAGTTCACATTCCTCAGCGGTTAAGTGAAATTGGTGTGAAAGCTGAACATATTGAAACACTGGCAGATCTGGCGTTAGCTGATTTTGCGCATCCTAATAACCCAAAGCCAGTTAGCCGGGAGGATTTTAAGCAGTTGTATTTAAAAGCACTTTAA
- a CDS encoding aldehyde dehydrogenase family protein, protein MNVINPATEEVIATLQEDNESSLHAKLEILVKAQKEWAKKGLSERIRVIQQFDDLLEAEKERLAGVLSSEVGKPLQQSRNEINGARSRIQWMCGNSVKYLSDEEVINTIDLKEVISYDPLGVICNISAWNYPYLVGVNVFIPALLAGNAVLYKPSEYASLTGLEIEKLLKLAGVPDGVFQVALGGRETGELLLDMDFAGYYFTGSYRTGQHIYQRVAAKMVPCQLELGGKDPLYVADDVKDIKAIAAGTADGAFYNNGQSCCAVERIYVHEKVYDSYVSSFVNEVKSWKIGLPTEEGVYIAALTRKEQLEVLDGQVQDALAKGAVLLSGGKRAVGKGYNFEPTVLTGVSNEMKVMQEESFGPIIGIMKVKDDAEALRLMKDSVYGLTASVYTDSVDRAKEILSQIDSGTGYWNCCDRVSAGLPWSGRKHSGIGATLSHQGLRAFTKTKSWHLRKG, encoded by the coding sequence ATGAATGTAATCAATCCCGCTACAGAAGAAGTAATTGCAACGCTTCAGGAAGATAATGAATCTTCATTGCATGCAAAACTGGAAATATTGGTAAAAGCACAAAAGGAATGGGCTAAAAAGGGCTTGTCTGAACGGATCAGGGTGATTCAGCAATTTGATGATTTACTGGAGGCGGAGAAAGAAAGGCTTGCTGGCGTGCTGAGCTCGGAAGTTGGAAAGCCTTTACAGCAATCCCGTAATGAGATTAATGGTGCGAGGTCAAGAATTCAATGGATGTGTGGAAATTCTGTTAAATATCTTTCTGATGAAGAGGTTATTAATACAATTGATCTAAAGGAAGTGATCTCTTATGATCCGTTGGGTGTAATCTGTAATATCTCTGCCTGGAACTACCCCTATCTGGTTGGTGTGAATGTTTTTATACCTGCATTGCTGGCTGGAAATGCTGTGCTGTATAAACCTTCTGAATATGCTTCTCTAACTGGGCTGGAGATTGAAAAACTGCTGAAGCTGGCTGGGGTACCTGACGGGGTTTTTCAAGTCGCTTTGGGTGGCAGAGAAACTGGCGAACTTTTGCTGGATATGGATTTTGCCGGGTATTATTTTACAGGTTCTTACCGCACCGGTCAGCATATTTATCAGCGGGTAGCGGCAAAGATGGTTCCTTGCCAGCTTGAACTGGGTGGTAAAGATCCGCTGTATGTGGCTGATGATGTGAAAGATATTAAGGCTATAGCTGCGGGAACTGCGGATGGCGCATTTTATAATAATGGACAGAGTTGTTGTGCGGTTGAACGAATATATGTTCATGAAAAGGTGTATGATAGTTATGTTTCTTCTTTTGTTAATGAGGTCAAATCATGGAAGATAGGTCTTCCAACTGAAGAAGGTGTTTATATTGCTGCATTAACGCGTAAGGAACAGCTTGAGGTATTGGATGGGCAGGTTCAGGATGCGCTGGCTAAAGGTGCGGTCTTGTTAAGTGGTGGAAAAAGAGCTGTTGGCAAAGGTTATAATTTTGAGCCCACTGTTCTGACTGGCGTGTCTAATGAGATGAAAGTTATGCAGGAAGAGAGTTTTGGACCGATTATAGGCATTATGAAGGTAAAGGATGATGCTGAGGCGCTAAGGCTGATGAAAGACTCTGTGTATGGTTTAACGGCATCCGTTTATACGGATAGTGTGGATCGCGCAAAGGAAATCCTTTCTCAGATTGATTCCGGAACTGGTTATTGGAATTGTTGTGACCGGGTAAGTGCAGGTCTTCCCTGGAGCGGAAGAAAACATTCTGGAATTGGGGCAACTTTATCTCATCAGGGACTCAGGGCATTTACTAAAACCAAATCGTGGCATCTTCGTAAAGGTTAA
- a CDS encoding aspartate aminotransferase family protein, producing MADNIKFIKGEGIRLYTPENEEYIDAVSGTFNLSLGYSHPELVDALKKQVEDLIHVSSSFTGELAQEVLDNILDEAPEHITDGWMRDIIGSTANEGAVKIANKFNGKSEVLSVSLSHHGQTLFTTNISGNAFRRKSFANTITTNNAVIPAPYCYRCPFSAKGPDCGYLCAEAIHDYAQYGSSGGVSCMIIEPILGNGGNIIPPDGYFKKVREICDELDISLIADEVQTGIGRTGHMFASEHYDIKPDIITLAKGLGGIGIPAAAILYKKEYAVLEKFEHSYTSGGNLLSLTASQKTMEVVSRPGFLENVQVSGKILGDFLYKLKENYPVIGDVRGIGYMWGLEIIDKDGAPDVDLANKIVDVALTDHKMILRGSRYGFGNVVKVRPALTATQDDIEEIYFRLNKIFSQL from the coding sequence ATGGCAGACAACATTAAATTCATTAAGGGTGAAGGTATTCGCCTTTACACCCCAGAAAACGAAGAGTACATTGACGCTGTTTCCGGGACTTTTAATCTCTCACTGGGATATAGTCATCCGGAATTAGTAGATGCCTTAAAAAAACAAGTAGAAGACCTGATCCACGTATCATCATCTTTTACTGGTGAACTGGCGCAAGAAGTACTGGACAACATTCTTGATGAAGCTCCGGAACACATCACTGATGGCTGGATGCGTGACATTATCGGTTCTACAGCAAATGAAGGGGCAGTAAAAATTGCGAATAAATTCAATGGTAAGAGTGAGGTATTGAGCGTATCGCTATCACACCATGGGCAAACACTTTTCACAACTAATATCTCCGGAAATGCTTTCAGGAGAAAATCCTTCGCCAATACGATAACAACCAATAATGCTGTCATTCCAGCTCCATATTGTTACCGTTGTCCTTTTTCGGCAAAAGGGCCGGATTGCGGATACCTTTGCGCAGAAGCAATTCATGATTATGCGCAATATGGAAGTTCAGGAGGTGTATCCTGCATGATTATAGAGCCGATTCTGGGAAATGGCGGAAATATCATCCCACCAGATGGCTACTTCAAAAAAGTCAGAGAAATATGCGATGAACTGGATATCTCCCTTATTGCCGATGAAGTACAAACAGGGATAGGAAGAACAGGCCATATGTTTGCCAGCGAACATTATGATATTAAACCGGACATTATCACCCTTGCTAAAGGTTTAGGCGGTATCGGTATCCCGGCGGCAGCTATTCTTTATAAAAAAGAATATGCAGTACTTGAAAAATTTGAACATTCCTATACTTCAGGAGGGAACTTACTCTCTTTAACCGCTTCACAGAAAACAATGGAAGTAGTTTCCAGACCAGGTTTTCTGGAAAATGTACAGGTATCAGGAAAAATATTAGGTGATTTCTTATATAAATTAAAAGAAAATTACCCGGTTATAGGTGATGTGCGCGGTATCGGCTATATGTGGGGACTGGAAATCATAGATAAAGACGGTGCACCAGACGTTGATCTTGCGAATAAAATCGTTGACGTAGCCCTTACAGACCATAAAATGATTCTCAGAGGATCACGTTACGGATTTGGAAATGTGGTTAAAGTGCGCCCTGCATTAACCGCGACACAAGATGATATCGAAGAAATTTACTTCCGCTTAAACAAAATATTCAGTCAATTATAA
- a CDS encoding TCR/Tet family MFS transporter has translation MASPKKSAIGFIFITLLIDFTGFGIIIPVLPKLIEELTGGGLSVAALYGGYLTMSYSVMQFISAPVLGGLSDKFGRRPILLASLFGLGIDYIFLAFAPTIGWLFVGRALAGVTGASFTTAMAYIADVSTPEKRAQNFGMIGAAFGIGFIVGPVIGGVFSQFGLRIPFIISAVLALVNWLYGYFILPESLAKENRRSFDWKRANPVGSLLRVVKYPKLIGLLAALFLLYLAAHAVQSTWTYYTMEKFHWNEAWVGYSLGFVGIVVGVVQGGLIRIIIPKIGQEKAVFYGLVLYMVGFVLFAFATQGWMMFAFMLPYGLAGIYGPAMQGIISNNVEANAQGEIQGFTASLMSVAAIFGPLMMNNLFAYFTNPKHAIYFPGAPFLMAAFLTLIGLFICSAALKKHHS, from the coding sequence ATGGCCTCTCCAAAGAAATCTGCAATTGGATTTATTTTTATCACTTTACTGATTGACTTTACGGGATTTGGAATTATCATCCCCGTTTTACCAAAATTAATTGAAGAACTTACTGGCGGAGGATTAAGTGTTGCTGCGCTTTATGGTGGTTATCTGACTATGTCATACTCTGTTATGCAGTTTATCAGTGCTCCTGTTTTAGGTGGGTTGAGCGATAAATTTGGCCGCAGGCCGATACTTTTAGCTTCTTTATTTGGTTTAGGTATTGATTATATTTTCCTGGCTTTTGCACCAACTATAGGCTGGTTATTTGTAGGGAGAGCATTGGCAGGAGTTACCGGGGCAAGTTTTACTACGGCCATGGCCTACATTGCTGATGTAAGTACACCGGAAAAAAGGGCACAGAATTTCGGAATGATTGGAGCTGCATTTGGTATAGGTTTTATTGTGGGACCTGTGATTGGTGGTGTATTCAGTCAGTTCGGGCTTAGGATCCCTTTTATTATTTCAGCTGTGCTGGCCCTGGTCAACTGGCTTTATGGTTATTTCATCTTACCAGAATCGTTAGCTAAAGAAAACAGAAGAAGTTTTGACTGGAAAAGAGCAAATCCTGTCGGGTCTTTATTGCGGGTGGTAAAGTATCCTAAATTGATAGGTCTTCTGGCTGCGTTATTTCTTTTATACCTGGCAGCACATGCTGTTCAGTCTACCTGGACTTATTATACCATGGAAAAGTTTCATTGGAATGAAGCCTGGGTAGGATATTCTCTGGGTTTTGTCGGAATTGTAGTTGGTGTAGTACAGGGCGGATTGATCCGGATAATTATTCCTAAGATCGGACAGGAAAAGGCTGTTTTTTATGGTCTTGTTTTATACATGGTAGGATTTGTTTTGTTTGCATTCGCGACACAGGGCTGGATGATGTTCGCTTTTATGCTTCCTTATGGACTGGCGGGTATTTATGGACCGGCAATGCAGGGGATTATTTCCAATAATGTTGAAGCCAATGCACAAGGTGAGATACAGGGGTTTACGGCGAGTTTGATGAGTGTTGCGGCAATCTTCGGCCCGTTAATGATGAACAATCTTTTTGCTTATTTCACCAATCCAAAACATGCAATTTATTTTCCGGGTGCACCATTTTTAATGGCTGCTTTTTTAACACTTATCGGCCTGTTTATTTGTTCTGCTGCACTTAAAAAGCACCATTCTTGA
- the eat gene encoding ethanolamine permease: protein MTENKGLRKMLTPFMLWGLGVGYVISGMYFGWNLGLEKGGTGGMAIATVGVAIMYVTFTFSYTELACAIPKAGGVFDYANRAMGKNIGFIAGIAQIVEFILAPPAIAFAIGAYFNAFFPQVPILTSAIVIYFIFTGLNIYGIKAAASFEVIVTVLAVGELLLFSGLALPKLQVVNLTHNSFPNGWSGVFAAIPFAIWFFLGIEGLANVAEETKNPQRDISKGFGWAIFTLVILCVLVFIAATGIAGWEAIVYKNGINGETSDSPLPLALAKITGSNHLMYHLLITVGLFGLVASFHGLILAAGRSTYEMGRVHNIPSFLGKISPRFQTPANALFGNMVIGIFALLSGKTSEIIVISVFGALTLYSISMVSILLLRKNELGLYRPFRVPFYPLFPIVSLIIALVSIIAMLIFSFNLGLIYFSILAIAFLLYRTFKSSAP, encoded by the coding sequence ATGACAGAAAATAAGGGCTTAAGAAAAATGTTAACTCCATTTATGCTTTGGGGACTTGGTGTTGGTTATGTAATTTCAGGTATGTATTTTGGCTGGAATTTAGGTCTTGAAAAAGGCGGTACTGGCGGAATGGCCATTGCGACTGTTGGAGTGGCTATCATGTATGTCACTTTTACATTCAGTTATACCGAACTGGCTTGTGCAATACCTAAGGCTGGCGGCGTATTTGATTACGCTAACAGAGCAATGGGCAAAAATATCGGGTTCATTGCCGGGATTGCACAGATTGTTGAGTTTATACTCGCCCCTCCTGCAATTGCTTTCGCTATTGGTGCCTATTTTAACGCTTTCTTTCCACAGGTTCCTATTTTAACCAGTGCGATTGTGATCTACTTTATATTTACTGGTTTAAATATATATGGAATTAAAGCTGCTGCTTCGTTTGAAGTCATTGTGACCGTGTTAGCTGTTGGCGAATTGTTGCTGTTTTCGGGTTTGGCTCTGCCAAAGTTACAGGTGGTGAATCTGACACATAATTCTTTCCCTAATGGTTGGAGCGGCGTTTTTGCAGCCATCCCTTTTGCAATCTGGTTCTTTTTAGGGATTGAAGGGCTTGCGAATGTAGCTGAAGAAACCAAAAATCCCCAAAGGGATATTAGTAAAGGCTTTGGATGGGCAATATTTACATTGGTTATATTATGTGTACTGGTATTTATTGCAGCTACAGGTATTGCCGGATGGGAAGCAATAGTTTATAAAAACGGGATAAACGGTGAAACTTCAGATTCCCCTCTTCCACTGGCGCTGGCCAAAATAACAGGAAGCAATCACCTGATGTACCACTTGTTAATTACAGTAGGGTTATTTGGCCTGGTTGCTTCTTTTCATGGGTTGATCCTTGCTGCCGGACGTTCTACTTATGAAATGGGACGTGTACATAACATTCCTTCTTTTTTAGGTAAGATCTCTCCGCGTTTTCAGACACCTGCAAATGCCTTGTTTGGGAATATGGTGATCGGAATTTTCGCATTGCTGTCGGGTAAAACCTCAGAGATTATCGTGATTTCTGTTTTCGGTGCTTTGACTTTATATAGTATATCCATGGTTTCAATTCTGCTTTTAAGGAAGAACGAGCTTGGACTGTATCGTCCTTTTCGTGTACCTTTTTATCCTTTGTTTCCAATAGTTTCGCTGATTATAGCGCTGGTTTCCATCATAGCCATGCTGATCTTTAGTTTTAATTTAGGGCTGATTTACTTTTCCATATTGGCCATCGCATTTTTGTTATACCGAACGTTTAAATCCTCTGCTCCATGA
- a CDS encoding gamma-glutamyl-gamma-aminobutyrate hydrolase family protein — protein MKKKIGISYTETNFQNYWNWFTAADLGDDLELIELSFEKNNVKDIQLCAGFLLTGGIDVTPSFYGGALDYPGQPDFFLPERDEFEKLIYEYSQALKIPVLGICRGMQYINILEGGKVLEDIGPANLIHKKGAEDKVHQVNIGHNSMLYAIIGLKNGIVNSAHHQGVTEFSLSDNLMANSYADSTDQLIEGLEFKDKTHKSFMLAVQWHPERMKEKEINPLSQKLKERFLEEVKKMEK, from the coding sequence ATGAAAAAAAAGATTGGAATCAGTTATACGGAGACTAATTTTCAAAATTACTGGAATTGGTTTACGGCAGCTGATCTGGGCGATGATTTAGAACTGATTGAATTATCCTTCGAAAAAAACAATGTAAAGGATATTCAATTGTGTGCTGGTTTCCTGTTAACCGGTGGCATTGACGTTACCCCCTCTTTTTATGGGGGTGCTTTAGATTATCCTGGTCAACCTGATTTTTTCCTGCCAGAAAGAGATGAATTTGAAAAGCTTATTTACGAATATTCACAGGCTTTGAAAATACCTGTTTTGGGAATTTGCAGAGGGATGCAATACATCAATATTCTGGAAGGTGGAAAAGTTCTGGAAGACATTGGCCCGGCAAATTTAATCCATAAAAAAGGGGCCGAAGATAAGGTGCATCAAGTCAATATAGGTCATAACTCTATGTTATACGCTATAATTGGGCTTAAAAATGGAATTGTTAACAGTGCACATCATCAAGGAGTTACTGAATTTAGCTTAAGTGACAATTTAATGGCAAATTCTTATGCTGACAGTACGGATCAATTGATTGAGGGACTGGAATTTAAAGACAAGACACATAAATCTTTTATGCTTGCGGTGCAATGGCATCCGGAAAGAATGAAGGAAAAGGAAATAAATCCACTTTCTCAAAAACTCAAAGAGCGGTTTTTGGAGGAGGTAAAAAAAATGGAAAAATGA
- a CDS encoding zinc-binding dehydrogenase has translation MKAIVYNGAWDIQLKEREEPVITAADEVIVEIKATGICGTDLSIISGEYNASPRVIIGHESAGIIVAKGSGVETCSVGQRVIIDPTFYCGYCENCRKGLRNHCLLKSSTEAGVSIDGTFTKYFKTTKQFIYPLNDNIPFEQGAMSEPLSCVLTAVKKLAVTPYMRTAILGGGPIGLLFYMALTQHGIQEGVVYEASRDRIKLIEENNVLSKNWKIEPSFIPQKNQYDLIIDTTGSLLEKSMQSIADGGKICMMGLRNNQQTINAREIADRSISIIGSIDSMDTFRHAVDLINKGSLGLEKIITNEYGLDDFTSAIKDLGCDMDTKVRSNHISSLKSVIRI, from the coding sequence ATGAAAGCAATCGTATATAACGGAGCCTGGGATATCCAGCTCAAAGAAAGAGAAGAACCAGTAATCACAGCAGCTGATGAAGTTATCGTCGAAATCAAAGCGACTGGTATTTGCGGAACAGACCTGAGTATTATTTCTGGTGAATACAATGCAAGTCCGCGGGTAATTATCGGTCATGAATCCGCAGGGATTATTGTAGCCAAAGGTAGCGGTGTCGAAACCTGCAGCGTAGGACAGCGCGTTATCATTGATCCAACCTTTTATTGCGGTTACTGCGAGAACTGCCGTAAAGGCCTTCGCAATCACTGTCTGTTGAAGTCAAGTACAGAGGCAGGTGTTTCTATCGATGGTACTTTTACCAAATATTTTAAAACTACCAAACAGTTTATTTATCCACTAAACGATAACATTCCTTTTGAGCAGGGCGCAATGTCCGAACCTCTCAGCTGCGTACTTACCGCCGTAAAAAAACTGGCAGTAACCCCTTATATGCGTACAGCAATTTTGGGTGGCGGGCCAATTGGTTTGCTGTTTTACATGGCATTAACCCAGCATGGTATACAAGAAGGTGTAGTTTACGAAGCTTCACGTGACCGGATTAAACTCATCGAAGAGAATAACGTGCTGTCTAAAAACTGGAAGATAGAGCCTTCGTTTATCCCGCAAAAGAATCAATATGATCTGATTATTGACACCACAGGTTCATTACTGGAAAAATCAATGCAATCCATAGCAGACGGGGGTAAAATCTGTATGATGGGCTTACGCAATAACCAGCAGACTATTAATGCAAGAGAAATCGCCGACCGCAGTATCTCAATTATAGGTTCTATCGATTCCATGGATACTTTCAGACATGCCGTAGACCTGATCAATAAAGGTAGTTTAGGTTTGGAAAAAATCATTACCAACGAATATGGTTTAGATGACTTCACATCGGCGATCAAAGATTTAGGTTGTGACATGGATACCAAAGTAAGAAGTAATCATATTTCCAGTCTTAAATCTGTAATCAGAATTTAA